One genomic region from Quercus robur chromosome 4, dhQueRobu3.1, whole genome shotgun sequence encodes:
- the LOC126722627 gene encoding putative disease resistance RPP13-like protein 1 — MGKTPLARLIYKDHRVTEHFDLKAWAYVSDLSDTFMVTKAVFKSFTLQSCDLKEQDMSQLEANLCERLEGKRFLLVLNIASPFIFGGWKALQPHFIKAANGSYVIVTTRNELSASSIKPLCVYYIKPLSDEDSWSLFVNFAFGGQNPSSYPELEDIGRQIMEKCCGSPLALRTVGCLLRLKLQVEEWDAVLDHLKQNLEDFKTAMNNTLTLSYSTLKLSYDHLSAQIK; from the coding sequence ATGGGCAAGACCCCTCTTGCTCGACTCATTTACAAGGATCACAGAGTAACTGAACATTTTGACCTGAAGGCCTGGGCCTACGTTTCAGATCTTTCTGACACGTTCATGGTTACAAAAGCAGTTTTCAAGTCGTTCACTTTACAGTCTTGTGATCTCAAGGAACAAGATATGTCTCAACTTGAAGCTAATTTGTGCGAGAGACTTGAGGGAAAGAGATTTCTACTTGTTCTAAACATTGCGTCCCCTTTTATTTTTGGAGGATGGAAAGCCTTACAACCTCATTTTATAAAAGCTGCAAATGGAAGCTATGTTATTGTAACTACACGCAATGAACTCTCTGCATCATCAATTAAACCTCTTTGTGTTTATTACATTAAGCCATTATCAGATGAAGATAGTTGGTCGTTGTTTGTAAATTTTGCTTTTGGAGGCCAAAACCCAAGTTCATATCCAGAACTAGAAGATATTGGCAGACAAATTATGGAAAAGTGTTGTGGCTCTCCTTTAGCTTTAAGAACAGTTGGGTGTCTCTTGCGCTTGAAGCTGCAAGTTGAGGAGTGGGATGCTGTACTAGATCATTTGAAGCAAAATTTGGAGGATTTTAAAACTGCAATGAACAACACATTAACACTGAGCTACAGCACATTAAAACTGAGCTATGATCATCTTTCTGCACAAATAAAGTGA